The following proteins are encoded in a genomic region of Sporichthya brevicatena:
- a CDS encoding TetR family transcriptional regulator has translation MRSPGTAATTGRTRPGRKALATRGRILDAAAKVFRQNGYTGTRLSDIAAAANTQAGSLYYHFASREDLVREVLRVAQERTNDFVMRRVDSLPESTSSLDRLREAFAAHLAAVLEIGDYTAATLRILGQVPEEIRASTLELQREYGLYFKHLFESARDDGSLRADLDIYACRMMILGAMNASPDWFHPERPKGLTVAGLVEQFDAIFMAGIATKKGNRRRSNMVDRVADPAPTPQAPAETRAAATIVRILDAAARVFRENGYAGARLVDIATEADMQTGSLYYHFDSREDLVSHLLRNAWHHTDDMVRRSVEGLPARTAPINRLCTVMSAHMLSILSEANYTSAMLRILGQVPDEVRATIGPLQRTYLELWRELLSEAQSAGDIRSDLDLSVVLMVLNGALNWTVEWYQPDTSNLTPAELAEEFCKLVFEGMAVH, from the coding sequence ATGCGATCCCCAGGAACGGCCGCCACGACCGGTCGAACGCGCCCCGGCCGGAAGGCTCTCGCGACTCGCGGCCGGATCCTGGACGCCGCGGCGAAGGTGTTCCGGCAGAACGGGTACACCGGCACTCGTCTCTCCGACATCGCCGCGGCCGCGAACACGCAGGCCGGCAGCCTCTACTACCACTTCGCCTCGCGTGAGGACCTCGTTCGCGAAGTGCTTCGGGTCGCCCAAGAACGCACCAACGACTTCGTCATGCGCCGCGTGGACTCACTGCCCGAGTCGACGTCGAGCCTGGACCGACTGAGAGAGGCCTTCGCCGCTCACCTCGCCGCCGTCCTGGAGATCGGCGACTACACGGCCGCGACCTTGCGCATCCTCGGGCAGGTTCCCGAGGAGATCCGCGCCAGTACCCTCGAGCTGCAGCGCGAGTACGGTCTGTACTTCAAGCACCTCTTCGAGTCGGCCCGCGACGACGGTTCACTGCGCGCCGACCTCGACATCTACGCGTGCCGGATGATGATCCTGGGCGCGATGAACGCCTCCCCCGACTGGTTCCACCCGGAACGGCCCAAGGGTCTGACAGTGGCGGGCCTCGTCGAGCAGTTCGACGCCATCTTCATGGCCGGAATCGCGACCAAGAAGGGCAACCGACGCCGTTCGAACATGGTGGATCGCGTAGCCGACCCCGCGCCCACGCCGCAGGCGCCCGCCGAGACCCGCGCCGCGGCGACGATCGTTCGCATCCTCGACGCCGCCGCACGAGTCTTCCGCGAGAACGGATACGCCGGCGCCCGTCTCGTCGACATCGCGACCGAGGCCGACATGCAGACCGGGAGTCTCTACTATCACTTCGACTCTCGCGAGGATCTCGTCTCCCACCTGCTGCGAAACGCGTGGCACCACACCGACGACATGGTCCGCCGCAGCGTCGAAGGATTGCCGGCCCGCACGGCGCCGATCAACCGACTCTGCACCGTCATGTCTGCCCACATGCTCTCGATTCTGAGCGAGGCGAACTACACGTCCGCGATGCTCCGGATTCTCGGTCAGGTCCCCGATGAGGTCCGGGCCACCATCGGCCCCCTGCAGCGGACCTACCTGGAGCTGTGGCGAGAACTGCTCTCCGAGGCCCAGTCAGCCGGTGACATTCGGTCCGACCTCGACCTTTCGGTCGTTCTCATGGTGCTCAACGGTGCGCTGAACTGGACCGTCGAGTGGTACCAGCCGGATACCAGCAACCTCACCCCCGCCGAACTGGCCGAGGAATTCTGCAAGCTGGTCTTCGAGGGAATGGCTGTGCACTAG
- a CDS encoding CaiB/BaiF CoA-transferase family protein, which translates to MIQLLEGVRVLECAVLPTGDQTSRLLGDLGADVIKIERPGEGDYLRELGDRITPKNSIFHMLCNRNKRSVELNLRSEEGRSIFFRLLETADIFVDGFAGDACDELGVGYAAQRAVKPDIVYCKASGFGGHGPYSQIPVHGYMMGSVAGQDQYVVDDAGVVRPVLNPEGLYFSGSVDGPLSTALYGALTAVAALRRRDVTGEGAYIDAAGSDALLANQCLDAVMAWNAERITDRRNPPPPVGLDPRRRPKYTWYRTKDDKVVLLAAIEHKFWENFCRVVGREDLLVAQDRTFAVDFADGGKADLLDELIGVFAERTLAEWMDVARSHDIPIAPGNSKAEALHDPHLRDREIVHESVHPVAGPFTAVGWPAPVAGQPFDVARHAPALGEHTEEVLAELGFGPAEIAALRERGTA; encoded by the coding sequence ATGATCCAGCTGTTGGAGGGCGTTCGTGTCCTCGAGTGCGCAGTTCTCCCGACCGGTGATCAGACCAGCCGTCTGCTAGGAGACCTGGGCGCCGACGTGATCAAGATCGAACGGCCGGGCGAGGGTGACTACCTCCGCGAGCTGGGTGACCGCATCACGCCCAAGAACAGCATCTTCCACATGCTCTGCAACCGGAACAAACGCAGCGTGGAGTTGAACCTTCGGTCGGAGGAGGGAAGGAGCATCTTCTTCCGCCTCCTGGAAACCGCAGACATCTTCGTCGACGGATTCGCCGGCGACGCGTGCGACGAGCTCGGTGTCGGCTACGCGGCGCAACGTGCCGTCAAGCCGGACATCGTTTACTGCAAGGCCAGCGGATTTGGCGGCCACGGCCCGTACAGCCAGATCCCCGTTCACGGCTACATGATGGGTTCGGTGGCCGGCCAGGATCAGTACGTGGTGGACGACGCCGGTGTCGTACGACCGGTGCTCAACCCGGAAGGCCTGTACTTCTCCGGCTCTGTCGACGGACCCCTCTCCACTGCGCTGTACGGCGCCCTCACCGCCGTTGCTGCGCTGCGTCGACGGGACGTGACCGGGGAGGGTGCGTACATCGACGCGGCCGGCTCGGACGCTCTCCTGGCCAACCAGTGTCTCGATGCCGTCATGGCGTGGAATGCCGAACGCATCACTGACCGGCGGAACCCGCCGCCTCCGGTGGGGCTCGACCCCCGTCGCCGCCCGAAGTACACCTGGTACCGCACGAAGGACGACAAGGTGGTCCTGCTGGCCGCGATCGAGCACAAGTTCTGGGAAAACTTCTGTCGCGTCGTCGGCCGGGAGGATCTCCTCGTCGCCCAGGACCGCACGTTCGCCGTCGATTTCGCGGACGGGGGTAAGGCAGATCTGCTCGACGAACTGATCGGGGTGTTCGCGGAGCGAACCTTGGCCGAGTGGATGGACGTGGCCCGTTCGCACGACATTCCGATCGCTCCGGGAAACTCCAAGGCCGAAGCGTTGCACGATCCGCATCTTCGGGACCGCGAAATTGTCCACGAGTCGGTGCACCCGGTGGCGGGACCATTCACGGCGGTGGGGTGGCCGGCACCCGTCGCGGGTCAACCCTTCGACGTCGCCCGCCATGCCCCGGCCCTGGGGGAGCACACTGAGGAGGTATTGGCGGAGCTGGGGTTCGGGCCGGCGGAGATCGCCGCGCTTCGCGAGCGGGGGACTGCATGA
- a CDS encoding ABC transporter ATP-binding protein, producing MRADQGRGPGLEARGVTVRYGGLVAADSVTLSAPLGRITGLIGPNGAGKTTTFSACSGTAPVSSGSVHLFGEEVTGVPPQIRGQRGLGRTFQRMELFDSLTVADNVGLGLEAGLAGSKPWRHLLGNKGDKARIVARVQESLRRCGIEDLAQVTAGELSTGQGRLVELARVLAGNFRMLLLDEPSSGLDRAETARFGAILRNTVAETGCGILLVEHDMSLVLNICDYVYVLDFGKLIFEGTPAQIVASQEVQAAYLGSADLEAS from the coding sequence ATGAGAGCTGACCAGGGACGCGGGCCTGGTCTGGAGGCTCGTGGCGTCACCGTCCGCTATGGCGGACTGGTGGCGGCGGACTCGGTGACGCTGTCGGCGCCCCTGGGGAGGATCACCGGGCTGATCGGGCCGAACGGGGCCGGCAAGACGACCACCTTCTCGGCGTGCAGCGGTACCGCACCGGTGAGCTCAGGATCGGTTCACCTGTTCGGAGAGGAGGTCACCGGCGTCCCCCCGCAGATCCGCGGCCAGCGTGGACTGGGTCGAACGTTCCAGCGGATGGAGCTCTTCGACTCGCTCACCGTGGCCGACAACGTCGGTCTGGGGCTGGAGGCCGGGCTGGCCGGCTCCAAGCCGTGGCGCCATCTTCTCGGGAACAAGGGCGACAAGGCTCGTATCGTCGCCCGAGTCCAGGAGTCACTGCGCCGCTGCGGTATCGAGGATCTGGCTCAGGTCACGGCGGGCGAGTTGTCCACCGGTCAAGGGCGGCTGGTCGAACTCGCCCGTGTCCTGGCCGGCAACTTCAGGATGCTGCTGCTGGACGAGCCCTCCTCGGGCTTGGACCGCGCGGAGACGGCTCGCTTCGGCGCCATTCTTCGCAACACCGTGGCTGAGACCGGCTGCGGAATTCTGCTGGTCGAGCACGACATGAGTCTGGTCCTCAACATCTGCGACTACGTTTACGTCCTCGACTTCGGCAAGCTCATTTTCGAGGGCACGCCCGCGCAGATCGTGGCCAGCCAGGAAGTGCAGGCGGCCTATCTCGGTTCGGCGGACCTGGAGGCCTCCTAG
- a CDS encoding ABC transporter ATP-binding protein, translating to MFELRRVSAGYGGHVVLRDVTLKVPPGSVVALLGANGAGKTTLLRVASGLVRPFAGQLLLDDRDVTGLRPHRLVEAGVCHVPEGRGVFPSLTVRDNLRMHCLAGREEEMIAKAIDIFPSLGRRIGALAGTMSGGEQQMLALARAYIQNPRLALLDEVSMGLAPVVVDEIFRFLEILAKEGASLLLVEQYVTRALAIADYVYLLNRGEVRFVGEPDELEGSDIFKEYVGVEIG from the coding sequence GTGTTCGAGCTGCGTAGAGTCAGTGCCGGATACGGCGGGCACGTTGTCCTCCGCGACGTGACGCTCAAGGTGCCGCCGGGGTCTGTGGTGGCGCTTCTCGGCGCCAACGGGGCCGGCAAGACCACCCTGCTCCGGGTCGCCAGCGGGCTGGTGCGACCCTTCGCCGGGCAACTCCTGCTCGACGATCGGGACGTCACCGGGCTGCGGCCGCATCGCCTGGTCGAAGCCGGCGTCTGTCACGTCCCGGAAGGGCGTGGCGTCTTCCCGTCTCTGACGGTGCGGGACAACCTGCGCATGCACTGCCTCGCCGGTCGCGAGGAGGAGATGATCGCCAAAGCAATCGACATCTTCCCGTCTTTGGGGCGCCGGATCGGTGCCCTCGCCGGCACGATGTCCGGGGGCGAGCAGCAGATGTTGGCGCTTGCGCGCGCGTACATCCAGAACCCGAGGCTGGCGTTGCTCGACGAGGTGTCCATGGGATTGGCGCCGGTCGTCGTCGACGAGATCTTCCGCTTCCTGGAGATCCTCGCCAAGGAGGGAGCGAGCCTCCTTCTCGTGGAGCAGTACGTCACGCGTGCGCTCGCGATCGCCGACTACGTGTATCTGCTCAACCGCGGTGAGGTTCGCTTCGTCGGTGAGCCGGATGAACTGGAAGGCTCCGACATCTTCAAGGAGTACGTCGGCGTCGAGATCGGCTGA
- a CDS encoding NAD(P)/FAD-dependent oxidoreductase — protein MGPGGDVSTSEADVSIDAEMLRSALAVANIPCLVPLLYQLTGDRKWLADPYRPTRAKGTDDHDDGGLPDDVQLEIRRATHDAVMAWAAGRPIAAPAPSGDDLLGLASLCVAEEVPVEYEPLAAEQLEFRPSALASKTACREVDLSVVVIGAGISGMTASKYLTDLGVPHTVIEKNPRVGGTWIENRYPGCGVDTPSYLYQLSYYPRAWSQYFGKRQELDDYLTELADHFDLHRSIRFSTVVERLTWEEGAKRWRIEVRNPDGSHETLVAQVVISAAGQLNIPQVPRLDGVEKFTGPLFHSARWPADLDLTGKRVAVVGTGASAMQIVPAIADSVAKLDVYQRSPQWIMPNPNYFRAVSPQVHWLMANVPFYSAWYRFRLAWMFMDRIHASLQRDPNWPHPERSLNAVNDSHRRMLTKYIESELEGRPDLVEKALPTYPPFGKRMLQDNGWYRTLRKPQVELITSGVTALTETGVVTERDEERPADIVVFATGFRAHAPIGYDVVGRNGARLSDVWGEDDPRAYLGIATPGFPNLFFMYGPNSNLGHGGSFIFLAESQINYIVDLLTQMIDNDVAAVDCRPEVCDKYNADLDAAHERMVWTHEGMDTWYRNSRGRVVSVMPWRVVDYWTMTRSADLNDYLVD, from the coding sequence GTGGGTCCGGGAGGCGATGTGAGCACCAGTGAGGCGGACGTCAGCATCGACGCGGAGATGCTCCGGAGCGCGCTGGCCGTGGCGAATATCCCCTGTCTGGTGCCGCTGCTCTATCAACTGACCGGAGACCGGAAGTGGCTCGCCGATCCGTACCGTCCGACGCGGGCGAAGGGCACCGACGACCACGACGACGGCGGTCTGCCGGACGATGTTCAACTGGAGATCAGGCGCGCCACCCATGACGCGGTGATGGCCTGGGCTGCCGGTAGGCCGATCGCGGCCCCCGCTCCGTCGGGCGATGATCTCCTCGGGTTGGCGTCGCTGTGCGTGGCTGAGGAGGTCCCGGTCGAGTACGAGCCGCTGGCCGCCGAGCAGCTGGAGTTCCGGCCGAGTGCGCTGGCTTCCAAGACCGCCTGCCGCGAGGTGGATCTGTCGGTCGTCGTCATCGGCGCGGGCATCTCGGGCATGACAGCGTCGAAGTACCTGACGGACCTCGGTGTCCCGCACACGGTCATCGAGAAGAACCCGCGCGTCGGGGGAACCTGGATCGAGAATCGGTACCCGGGTTGTGGCGTCGACACTCCGAGCTACCTGTACCAGCTGTCCTACTACCCCCGTGCCTGGAGTCAGTACTTCGGGAAGCGACAGGAGTTGGACGACTACCTCACCGAGTTGGCCGACCATTTCGACCTGCATCGCTCGATCCGCTTCTCCACCGTCGTCGAACGGCTGACGTGGGAGGAGGGCGCAAAGCGCTGGCGCATCGAGGTCCGTAACCCCGACGGTTCGCACGAAACTCTCGTTGCCCAGGTTGTGATCTCCGCGGCTGGACAGCTCAACATCCCGCAAGTACCACGACTCGACGGGGTGGAGAAGTTCACCGGCCCCTTGTTCCACTCGGCGCGCTGGCCGGCCGACCTGGACCTCACGGGGAAACGCGTGGCCGTGGTGGGCACCGGTGCCAGCGCGATGCAGATCGTCCCGGCGATCGCAGACTCGGTCGCAAAGCTGGACGTCTACCAGCGGTCGCCGCAGTGGATCATGCCCAACCCCAACTACTTCCGCGCCGTCAGCCCACAGGTGCACTGGTTGATGGCGAACGTGCCGTTCTACAGCGCGTGGTACCGGTTCCGGCTTGCGTGGATGTTCATGGACCGCATCCATGCGAGTCTGCAGAGGGATCCGAACTGGCCCCACCCGGAACGATCTCTGAACGCAGTCAACGACTCTCACCGGCGGATGCTCACCAAGTACATCGAGTCCGAGTTGGAGGGCCGACCCGACCTGGTCGAGAAGGCCTTGCCCACATATCCGCCCTTCGGTAAGCGCATGCTCCAGGACAACGGCTGGTACCGCACGCTCCGTAAGCCGCAGGTCGAGCTGATCACCTCCGGGGTGACCGCGCTGACGGAGACGGGCGTGGTCACCGAGCGCGATGAGGAGCGCCCGGCAGACATCGTGGTTTTCGCTACCGGCTTTCGTGCCCACGCACCCATCGGCTACGACGTCGTCGGACGGAACGGCGCGCGACTGAGTGACGTCTGGGGTGAGGACGACCCCCGCGCGTACCTGGGTATTGCGACGCCGGGCTTTCCGAACCTGTTCTTCATGTACGGCCCGAACAGCAACCTCGGCCACGGGGGAAGCTTCATCTTTCTGGCCGAGAGTCAGATCAACTACATCGTGGATCTGCTCACCCAAATGATTGACAACGACGTCGCCGCGGTCGACTGCCGGCCGGAGGTGTGTGACAAGTACAACGCGGACCTGGACGCGGCTCATGAACGAATGGTGTGGACGCACGAGGGCATGGACACCTGGTACCGCAACTCGCGTGGACGGGTCGTGTCCGTGATGCCGTGGCGCGTGGTCGACTACTGGACCATGACCAGATCCGCTGACCTGAACGACTATCTAGTCGATTGA
- a CDS encoding OB-fold domain-containing protein encodes MNGLISLGVYIPRYRLQREAIAAALGTGGGRGSRSVASYDEDAASLGVEAARKALSGVGHRPERLYFATPAPPYLDKSNAAVIAAALGLDRSVFAADFGGAPRSGFGAMVAAAEADAPALALLSDLRTGRPGSSDESSGGDAAAALLFGPGTEEDPVIARVIAMAATTEEFLERWRAPGAQHSRTWEERFGEHVYGPLAEESFTAALKQANRTPSQVDRLLTSGLATRAVRQFARTSGVRAEAVAADRWNELGNCGTAELGVQLADALATAGPGELIALVLLADGATTVLLETTEHVTQRRPDPSVAAQVEAGAPISYATFLTWRGVLDREPPRRPEPDGPAAPPAHRSAAYKHSFQATRCTACGTVNVPPSRVCYSCSQIDEMAPAPLSTTLGTVVTFTVDRLAFTPSPPMIAVVVDFDGGGRFRCELADADPDEVHIGMRVEMSFRRLLTADGVHNYFWKAKPLRSSQTNSIEENA; translated from the coding sequence ATGAACGGTTTGATCAGCCTGGGGGTCTACATCCCCCGATATCGGCTCCAGCGGGAAGCCATCGCGGCCGCCCTCGGCACCGGCGGGGGACGCGGTTCCCGGTCCGTCGCCTCCTACGACGAGGACGCCGCGTCCCTGGGAGTCGAGGCCGCCCGCAAAGCCCTGAGCGGCGTGGGGCACCGACCGGAGCGGCTCTACTTCGCCACCCCCGCTCCCCCGTATCTCGACAAGTCGAATGCCGCGGTGATTGCGGCCGCCCTCGGACTCGACCGATCGGTCTTCGCGGCCGACTTCGGCGGCGCACCGCGTTCCGGATTCGGTGCAATGGTGGCGGCGGCGGAAGCTGATGCGCCCGCTCTGGCTCTCCTGTCCGACCTCCGGACCGGCCGGCCCGGTAGCTCGGACGAGTCCAGCGGAGGGGACGCCGCGGCCGCTCTGCTCTTCGGCCCCGGGACCGAGGAGGACCCCGTCATCGCCCGCGTGATCGCCATGGCGGCCACGACGGAGGAATTTCTCGAGCGTTGGAGAGCCCCAGGGGCACAGCACTCACGGACGTGGGAGGAACGCTTCGGCGAGCACGTCTACGGACCTCTGGCCGAGGAATCCTTCACCGCGGCGCTGAAGCAGGCGAACCGAACGCCGAGTCAGGTGGATCGACTCCTGACCAGCGGCTTGGCCACCCGGGCGGTCCGTCAGTTCGCGCGGACCAGCGGGGTACGCGCGGAGGCGGTGGCCGCGGATCGCTGGAACGAGTTGGGAAATTGCGGTACCGCGGAACTCGGGGTCCAGTTGGCCGACGCTCTCGCGACGGCCGGTCCCGGCGAACTGATCGCCCTCGTCCTCCTGGCGGACGGGGCGACGACTGTGCTGCTCGAGACGACCGAGCACGTCACGCAGCGCCGGCCGGACCCCAGCGTCGCGGCGCAGGTGGAGGCCGGGGCGCCGATCTCCTATGCGACCTTCCTCACCTGGCGGGGGGTCCTTGATCGCGAGCCTCCGCGCCGTCCGGAACCGGACGGGCCCGCCGCGCCCCCGGCTCATCGCTCGGCCGCCTACAAGCACTCGTTCCAGGCGACCCGGTGCACCGCTTGCGGAACGGTCAACGTGCCCCCGTCGCGTGTTTGTTACTCCTGCTCGCAGATCGACGAGATGGCACCGGCGCCTCTGAGTACGACCCTGGGAACCGTGGTCACGTTCACGGTGGACCGGCTGGCGTTCACTCCAAGCCCGCCGATGATCGCCGTCGTCGTCGACTTCGACGGCGGAGGCCGCTTCCGATGCGAGCTCGCTGACGCGGATCCGGATGAGGTGCACATCGGGATGCGGGTCGAAATGTCCTTCCGTCGTCTGCTGACCGCCGATGGCGTGCACAACTACTTCTGGAAAGCGAAGCCCCTTCGTTCGTCGCAGACGAACTCGATCGAGGAGAACGCGTGA
- a CDS encoding acetyl-CoA acetyltransferase → MTSHGICDRVAIVSMGCTPFGEHWDKGADDLMLDAVKATLAPTGLALQDMDAFWLGTYMSGISGLTMSRPLRISGKPVSRVENMCATGSEALRSACYAVASGAYDVAMAVGVEKLKDSGYSGLTRASIPGDGTGGTLGTTTAPANFSLLGPAYAEKYGVSQSELKDVLTRIAWKNHQNGARNPRAQFRKEVAPETIARSPLVAGNLGVFDCSGVSDGAAAAIVVRAEDAHRYCELPLYVKALSLVTGAADGNVDPNYDFTSFPEVVASAREAYAQAGVTDPRSEIAMAEVHDCFTVTELVLMEDLGFADRGMAWKECAAGAFDLTGRLPVNPDGGLKAFGHPVGASGLRMLFECWLQLRVEAPADRRIPDPRGRLGLTQNLGGGPGECVSFVSLVGTERGA, encoded by the coding sequence GTGACATCTCATGGCATTTGCGACCGGGTCGCCATCGTTTCGATGGGGTGCACGCCGTTCGGGGAGCATTGGGACAAGGGCGCCGACGACCTCATGCTCGACGCGGTGAAGGCCACGCTGGCTCCCACCGGGCTCGCGCTCCAGGACATGGACGCCTTCTGGCTCGGGACTTACATGTCCGGAATCTCAGGCCTGACGATGAGCCGGCCCCTCCGGATCTCCGGCAAGCCGGTCAGCCGAGTCGAGAACATGTGCGCCACGGGCTCTGAGGCGCTCCGGAGCGCCTGCTACGCCGTCGCCAGTGGCGCCTATGACGTGGCCATGGCGGTCGGTGTCGAGAAGTTGAAGGACTCCGGGTACTCCGGCCTCACCCGCGCGAGTATCCCCGGCGACGGCACCGGCGGGACCTTGGGGACCACGACGGCGCCGGCCAACTTCAGCCTCCTCGGCCCGGCGTATGCAGAGAAGTACGGGGTGAGCCAGTCAGAACTGAAGGATGTGCTGACCCGCATCGCGTGGAAGAACCACCAGAACGGCGCCCGGAATCCGCGCGCCCAGTTCCGCAAGGAGGTGGCGCCGGAGACGATCGCACGGTCCCCCTTGGTTGCAGGCAACCTGGGCGTGTTCGACTGCTCCGGAGTCTCGGACGGCGCCGCGGCGGCGATCGTCGTCCGGGCCGAGGACGCGCACAGGTACTGCGAGTTGCCGCTCTACGTCAAGGCTCTCTCCCTTGTCACCGGTGCCGCGGACGGGAACGTCGACCCGAACTACGACTTCACCTCGTTCCCGGAAGTCGTCGCCTCGGCCCGCGAGGCGTATGCGCAGGCGGGCGTGACGGATCCTCGGTCCGAGATCGCGATGGCCGAGGTCCACGACTGCTTCACGGTCACCGAGCTCGTACTGATGGAGGACCTCGGATTCGCCGACCGCGGTATGGCGTGGAAGGAATGTGCCGCAGGCGCCTTCGACCTGACGGGCAGGCTGCCTGTGAATCCGGACGGCGGCCTCAAAGCTTTCGGTCACCCCGTCGGCGCATCCGGCCTCAGAATGCTGTTCGAGTGCTGGTTGCAGTTGCGAGTCGAGGCACCGGCGGACCGCCGCATCCCCGATCCACGCGGCCGTCTCGGCCTCACCCAGAACCTCGGCGGCGGACCCGGCGAATGTGTGTCGTTCGTGTCGCTGGTTGGTACCGAGCGCGGGGCCTGA
- a CDS encoding acyl-CoA dehydrogenase family protein, with product MRRTLFEPEHEQFRDSFRRFLDKEVVPHHLDWERAGIVPRELFTAAGAHGFLGISLPEEFGGGGVDDFRFNYVMHEEVQAAGVNASGLGLHLHNDTTLAYLQQLATPEQARRWFPGLISGDIITAIAMTEPGTGSDLAAVRTAAVRDGDHYVVNGSKTFITNGINADLVIVVVSTAPAAGARGLSLLAVERDTPGFDRGRNLEKIGTHAQDTAELFFNDARVPVENLLGEEGKAFGYLARNLAQERLSIATIAVAAGRAALEQTLSYVRERTAFGKPIGSFQNTRFVLAQLASELHVAQTFVDAAVVAHLDGELTAEEAAMAKLWCTDLQVRVMDECLQLHGGYGYMTEYPIARAFVDARVQRIYGGTNEIMKEIIGRSLGL from the coding sequence ATGAGACGCACCCTGTTCGAACCCGAGCACGAGCAGTTCCGGGACAGCTTCCGTCGTTTTCTCGACAAGGAGGTCGTGCCACACCACCTGGACTGGGAACGCGCGGGGATCGTCCCCCGCGAACTGTTCACGGCGGCGGGCGCTCACGGCTTCCTCGGAATCAGCCTGCCGGAGGAGTTCGGCGGTGGCGGCGTGGACGACTTCCGCTTCAACTACGTCATGCACGAGGAGGTGCAGGCGGCGGGGGTCAACGCCTCCGGCTTGGGCCTGCACCTGCACAACGACACGACGTTGGCCTACCTCCAACAGTTGGCCACGCCTGAACAAGCCCGCCGGTGGTTTCCCGGACTGATCAGCGGTGACATCATCACCGCGATCGCGATGACCGAGCCGGGCACTGGCTCCGACCTCGCCGCGGTCCGCACCGCGGCTGTGCGCGACGGGGACCACTACGTGGTGAACGGGTCGAAGACCTTCATCACCAACGGCATTAACGCGGATCTCGTCATCGTGGTGGTGTCCACCGCGCCGGCGGCCGGAGCCCGTGGTCTGAGTCTCCTCGCCGTGGAGCGGGACACCCCGGGATTCGACCGCGGGCGAAATCTGGAAAAGATCGGTACCCACGCGCAAGACACGGCGGAGCTGTTCTTCAACGACGCTCGGGTCCCGGTCGAGAACCTCCTCGGCGAGGAAGGAAAAGCCTTCGGCTACCTCGCGCGCAACCTCGCTCAGGAGCGGCTGTCCATCGCCACCATCGCCGTGGCCGCCGGACGAGCCGCGCTGGAACAGACGCTGTCCTACGTGCGCGAGCGTACCGCGTTCGGGAAGCCGATCGGATCGTTCCAGAACACTCGATTCGTGCTGGCGCAACTGGCATCGGAGCTGCATGTCGCGCAGACGTTTGTCGATGCGGCTGTCGTCGCGCACCTGGACGGAGAGCTCACGGCCGAGGAGGCCGCGATGGCGAAGCTCTGGTGCACCGATCTGCAGGTGCGCGTGATGGATGAGTGCCTGCAGCTCCATGGTGGCTACGGCTACATGACCGAGTACCCCATCGCTCGTGCCTTCGTCGATGCTCGGGTTCAACGCATCTACGGCGGGACGAACGAAATCATGAAGGAGATCATCGGCCGGTCGTTGGGCCTGTGA